Within the Musa acuminata AAA Group cultivar baxijiao unplaced genomic scaffold, Cavendish_Baxijiao_AAA HiC_scaffold_861, whole genome shotgun sequence genome, the region gcgaaatagagtcaatcaacgttgtactattcaaaataaagaatcaatgaaattgtattcatataaaaaagaaaaagaccgattaattcattacatgaatgaaaatttttgtgcagtggatttatcgatgagtcaaaaagaaaaatttaaaaaacactacagatatgatcttttatcacatgaatatataaattatggggatagtaaggactcatacacactgaaacccgaatcgttttatgtattgctaaatatgactattgatgattacctaaaaaaaggatattttattgatacccataaaaatctggatagaaaatatttggattatagaattcttcatttttgccttagaaacaatagtgatattgagaacaatagtgatattgagaacaatagtgatattgagaacaatagtgatattgaggactggaccgatatgtatatcggtaccgaaatttataaaaatactaataaaaatactaagactaagactcatcaaaaaaaaatttttgattggatgggaatgaatcgaaattattctaccatatcaaatctagaaccttggttcttcccagaatttgtgttaccttttgatgcatataagattaaaccgtggatcataccaatcaaattacttctttctaatatttattatgaaaatgatattagtcaaaatcaaaatgaaaaaaatattagtcaaaatcaaaatgaaaaaaatattagtcaaaatcaaaataaaaaaaatattagtcaaaatcaaaataaaaaaaatattagtcaaaatcaaaataaaaaaaatattagtcaaaatcaaaataaaaaaaatattagtcaaaatcaaaataaaaaaaatattagtcaaaatcaaaataaaaaaaatattagtcaaaatcaaaataaaaaaaatattagtcaaaatcaaaacatcaaagattccgttaaaatagaatttcaaaattccaaccaagaaaaagagggtcaatcaaatcttgtatcagatccacaaaaacaaaaccaaaaggaatatcttgaagaggattgcacgagatcaaacattaaaaaaggtaaaaaaaaaaaaaaacaatccaagaaaaataaggaaggagaactagatttgttcctgaaaaaatattttatttttcaattaagatgggatgaccccttgaatcaaaaaattattaataatgttaggatatattgtctcctacttagattgataaatccaagggaaattgctatatcctcgattcaaagaggagagatgcatctggatgtaatgctgattcagaaagatctagctcttacagaattaataaaaaggggaatattaattatcgaaccaattcgtctatctttaagaagggatggaaaattcattatatatcaaaccataagtatttcattgatcgataagagtaaacaccaaattaatagaaaatacataaagaaaagatatgttgataagaataatttgaaaaaatccactggacgacatggcaatatatttgtgaatggggatcaagatcattataatttctttgttcctgaaaatattctatctcctagacgtcgtagagaattgagaattctaatttgtttcaactctcataatcgggatattgtgaatagaaatccagtattttgcaacgaaaacaacataagaaactctgaacaatttttgaatgaggacaaacgtcttaatacggatttaaataaattaattaaatgcaaattgtttctttggcccaattaccgattagaagatttagcttgtatgaatcgctattggtttgataccaataatggtagtcgtttcagtatgtcaaggatacgtatgtatccacgattcagaattatttaatagtatatttcctatatatcacatgccgttttcagtaaataaaaaccgaaagatgtacgcatatggtgtgttacgttctggtacatgatacgtatttacttgtgtatcaattcaattgaatctagaaagaaatctacagaatctttttaggtgcaaagaaatcattctctttcgtaaatgcagaaatatattatccttttcttttctatctaaatcaaatggaaaatttgatttagatagaaacggataaatctaaatttttgcgtgtactagattaaaaaaaattgacataatataataattattattttatttttcctgatcggtaaaatccatggcatggaaaagaaagaaaagaaaaagataaaaaaagttttatggtcaaaaattcattcatttcacttcttccacaagaagaaaaagaagaaaacaggggttctgttgaatttcaagtattaagtttcaccaataagatacgaagacttacttcacatttggaattgcacaaaagagattttttatcacaaagaggtctacaaaaaattctgagaaaacgtcaacgtctgctggcttatttgtcaaagaaaaatagagcgcgttataagaaattaattgaccagttggatattcgggagccaaaaaatcgttaattaaatcgtttgaattagtatagtagttattagattttttattttgatgaacctcctacttttttgaggaattcatgaaataatgaattaaggaagaaaagatatgactgtaccggctacaaaaaaagatttcatgatagttaatatgggtcctcaccacccatcaatgcatggtgttcttcgactgatcgttactctcgatggtgaagatgttattgactgtgaacccatattgggctatttacacagagggatggaaaaaatagcggaaaaccgaacaattatacaatatctgccttatgtaacacgttgggattatttagctactatgttcacagaggcaataacggtaaatgcaccagaacaactggaaaatgttcaagtacctaaaagggctagctatatcagagtaattatgctggagctgagccgtatagcttctcatttgttatggcttgggccttttatggcggatatcggcgcgcagactccctttttctatattttcagagagagagaattgatatatgatttattcgaagccgccacaggtatgcgaatgatgcataattatttccgcatcggaggagtagctgccgatctaccttatggctggatagataaatgtttggatttttgcgattattttttaacaggaattgttgaatatcaaaaactcattacgcgaaatcccatttttttggagcgagtcgaaggagtgggcattattggtggagaggaagcaataaattggggtttatcaggaccgatgttacgagcttctggaacacaatgggatcttcgtaaaattgataattatgagtgttacaatgaattcgattgggaagtccaatggcaaaaagaaggagattcgttagctcgttatttagtacgaatcggtgaaatgagggaatctataaaaataattcaacaggctctagaaggaattcctggaggaccctatgagaatttagaagtccgacgctttgatagagcaaaaaattccgaatggaatgattttgaatatagatttattagtaaaaaaccttcacccaattttgaattgtcgaaacaagaactttacgtgagagtagaagccccaaaaggggaattaggaatttatttgataggagataatagtgttttcccttggagatggaaaattcgtccacccggcttcataaatttgcaaattcttcctcagctagttaaaagaatgaaattggctgatatcatgacgatactaggtagtatagatatcattatgggagaggttgatcgttgaaatgataattgatacgacagaagtacaaactatcaattctttttctatatcggaatccttaaaagaagtatatggactcatatggatctttgtacccattttgacccttatattgggaattacaataggggtactagtaattgtgtggttagaaagagaaatatctgcagcgatacaacaacgtattgggcctgaatatgccggccccttgggaattcttcaagctctagcagatggaactaaactactttttaaagaagaccttctcccatctagaggagatgttcgtttgtttagtattggaccgtctatagtggtcatatcaattctactaagttatttagtaattccttttgggtatcgcctcattttagccgatctcagtataggtgtttttttatgggtcgccatttcaagtattgctcctattgggcttcttatgtcaggatacggatcgaataataaatattccttttcaggtggtctacgagctgctgctcaatctattagttatgaaataccattaactctatgtgtgttatcaatatctctacgtgtgattcgttgaacatgaactttatacttctttcctagaagtaaaggaaagaagttgaatgtaatgtattgaataggtattttattttttattcatcattcgggtcaatgagttaaaccagatagttatatgagtgaaacaaaacaacttagaagtttgcagtaagaagataaaatctcatttcatatgtacaagaataaagttgaagtaaacataagcagtgtaaactgtttaccccaagattaagattctttcattagtcatcatatcttggagcgggtgtaaaagatcaactgtatggagttttcattactgtcttgtatttattaccatgccgtagatcaatcaaaaatcagtggacggttaggaacaccaaagtgcacaaaggattagtaatagagataatgtaaggtatcaaaaaaagagatatttctacaatttataaaacgaataaaaatagggactttaagttggtAGAAATGATCAAGCAGTACTTCCCTACGATTCCGATCTAGAGTATGCTCCTATTCACTGATTAAAGAAATGACTATCCAGAACGAATTAAtcccttattctttttttttcaaagtaccctcttctgagatagaagaacaggaacaaaagaaatggaatgtaataatcgaattaataaaaaaaagatatttatttattcttttttcccaTCCATATGGGTGGAATTCCTATCACAATTAATGGACTAATTCCTAATTCTTTAAATTCTTTAGATTTATTGATATAACGAGTATTTTATTGAAGGGCTGAGTTATTACCgaacaaagaaaaatacatttttattatcataaggGATGAGATTAATTCCGAAGCACTTTTTCTTATTCTAGCAAACGGAATTCCATTGGTTTAATTTCGGACTCTCTGATATATCTTTATTCTAGTTATCCCAAAAGAAAAGGGGTGATAATATCGAACTAGTCCTTACATTTATTTGTGGCCATAGAGGAGCCGTATGAAGCTGAGGTCTCATGTACGGTTTTGGAATAGCGATGGAAACAGTAATGTTATTATCGACTATAATTATCTAACAGTTCAAGTACAGTTGATATAGTTGAAGCACAGTCCAAATATGGCTTTTGGGGGTGGAATCTATGGCGTCAGCCCATAGGATTTATagttttcataatttcttctctaGCTGAATGTGAGAGATTGCCCTTTGATTTACCAGAAGCAGAGGAGGAATTAGTAGCAGGTTATCAAACCGAATATTCTGGTATCAGATTTGGTTTATTTTATCTTGCTTCTTACCTAAATCTATTAGCTTCTTCGTTATTCGTAACGGTTCTTTACTTAGGTGGGTGGAATTTATCTATTCCGTACATATCCATTCCTGAGCTTTTCGGAATAAAAAAAATAGCTGGAGTCTTTGGAATGACAATTGGTATCTTTATTACATTAGTTAAAGcttatttgtttctgttcatttctatcacaacaagatggactttacctaggatgagaatggaccagctattaaatcttggatggaaatttcttttacctatttctttgggtaatctattattgacaacttcttcccaacttgtttcactataaaataacagaatacgataacgatattctagattcataacctctttcaaacaagagaaagaaacatcaatttatttatggatatctacaatatgtttcccatggtaactgggttcatgaattatggtcaacaaacaatacgagctgcaaggtatattggtcaaagtttcataattaccttatcccacacaaaccgtttacctgtaactattcaatatccttatgagaaatcaattacgtcagaacgttttcgtggtcgaattcactttgaatttgataaatgtattgcttgcgaagtatgtgttcgtgtatgcccaatagatctacctgttgttgattggagattggaaagagatatgaaaaagaaacaattgcTTAATTATAGTATTGATTTCGGGGTCTGTATATTTTGTGGTAACTGTGTCGAGTATTGTCCAACAAACTGTTTATCAATGACTGAAGAATATGAGCTTTCTACTTATGATCGTCACGAattgaattataatcaaattgctttgagtcggttaccaatgtcagtaattgaagattacacaattcaaacagttatgaattcgactcaaatcaaaatagataaagataaaccctttgattcaagaacgattaccgattactaagattttgttttgatataaaagatcaaaacttttttattttggttggtcagtaactacaaataataattagtaactatagatttaattagtaactatagattggtgagaatcactctttgatttaaacttataatatttttatcacgggaatttcgaaatatacaatttcaactactttttttattctttttcttttggataaaaagtaagtaggattggcccaataaaataattatatctatatataaaattaatattaaattaatccatattaagatttaattcaattaggaacatatcatatacaataaaaatggggtaacccttttcctttcctggaccatttagtaaggtcatgatttgacttatatatttttttttttacatattatacataatggatttacctggaccaatacatgatattcttgtagcatttctggggtcagttcttatattagggggtctgggggtagtattacttaccaatcctatttattctgctttttcattgggattggttcttgtttgtatatccttattctacattccatcgaactctttttttgtagctgccgcacagctacttatttatgtgggagccgtaaatgtcttaatcatatttgcggtaatgttcatgaatggttcagaatattccaatgattcgtatttttggaccattggagatggagtcacttcactggtttgtacaagtattcttttttcactaattactactATACCAGATACGTCATGGTACGGAATTATTTGGactacaagatcaaaccagattatagaacaggacctaataagtaacgttcaacaaattgggattcatttatcgacagatttttatcttccctttgaactaatttctataattcttttagtttccttgataggtgcaattactatggctcgccaataataaatacttagaattttaaaagaattaaaaagtttttagaattttagaagttctaaataaataaaaaatcgaatcgcttcaattgttcatattgaaatgaatcgagattgataaggagttagtcaatgatgttcgagcatgtactttttttgagtgtttatttattttctatcggtctctatggattgatcacaagtcgaaacatggttagagcacttatgtgtcttgagcttatactaaattcggttaatattaatcttgtaacattttctgatatatttgatagtcgccaattaaaaggaaacattttctcaatctttattatagctgttgcagctgctgaagcagctattggtctagctattgtttcgtcgattcatcgaaacagaaaatcaactcgtatcaatcaatcgaatttgttgaataattagtgataattatcatgatcatatattgaataatcagttataatgatcatataaatcaagacaccacacaacatgataaagcataagaaaatataaatgaaattggaatatttttctatttctattctttcactttcatattccattaatgaaaaataattatattcttaatttaattggtattataatttttttatttcgttttttatttgtttattttatttaattttaatgtatttaaattttaatgtttttaatgtatttttaatgtattatataataatataaatgtattatataataatatactgcataatattataaatattataataaaataataaaaataatattattaaataataatatgttaatcatattacgaaaataaattaaattactaatttagttttatttttatatattcatatttcatattgaaaatatgaatattgaaatattgatttgaatgattgatcaatttgttttgtcggccaatttttatttacacatgtgactcgtatgatcatgatttttgaaacggaaatcaaagtctcttggctttttctcatgaacagatttagaaatatattgattcttaaaattttaataaaccacTGCTTCGTCTGGTGTCTataatataaatactaattttctaccagattgaaaatttttgatgttaaaatctggaatttatagatccaatgtcacattcagtaaaaatttatgatacatgtatAGGGTGTGTACTCAATGTGTACGAGCCTGCCCCACAGACGTATTGGAAATGATACCTTGGGACGGATGTAAAGCTAAGCAAATTGCTTCCGCACCAAGAACCGAGGACTGTGTGGGTTGTAAGAGATGTGAATCCGCCTGCCCCACGGATTTTTTGAGTGTCcgtgtttatttatcatatgaaacaactcgcaGCATGGGTCTAGGTTATTGATACGTTACAAAAAAATCCACTTGAATCAATTGATTCCTCTTTACCGACAAAAGCCCGTActcgagaaaatatattattctattccgagcacgggtttttctggtcaaacgtatcttgtctttatcacgagttattttccttggttaacaatacttgttgttttgccgatatccgtcggttcttccattttctttcttcctcataaaggaaataagatgtttaggtGGTATGCTATATGTATATGCTCGTTGGAACTCCTTCTAACAACCTATGTTTTCTGTTATCATTTCCAATTGGACGATCCATTAACCCAATTGGAGGAAGATTTAAAATGGATAGATGTTTTTGATTTTCACTGGAGACTGGGAATCGATGGGCTTTCCATAGGACCTATTTTACTGACAGGATTTATCACCACTTTAGCTACCTTAGCGGCTTGGCCAGTTACTCGAAATTCGCGATTGTTCTATTTTCTCATGTTAGCAATGTACAGCGGTCAAATAGGATTATTTTCTTCTAGAGACCTTTTACTTTTTTTCATGCTGTGGGAGTTAGAATTAATTCCTGTTTATTTACTTTTATCCATGTGGGGGGGAAAGAAACGTCTCTACTCGGCCACAAAGTTTATTTTGTACACTGCGGGGGGCTCCATTTTTCTCTTAATAGGAGTTCTAGGTATGGGTTTATATGGCCCTAATGAACCCACAttagatttttcaaaattaactaatcaatcatatcctgtggcattggaaataatattatattttggatTCCTTATTGCTTATGCTGTCAAATCGCCGATTATACCCCTACATACGTGGTTACCAGATACCCATGGAGAAGCACATTACAGTACATGTATGCTTCTAGCTGGAATCTTATTAAAAATGGgcgcatatggacttattcggatcaaTATGGAATTATTACCCCACGCTCATTCTATATTTTCTCCCTGGTTGGTAATAGTGGGAACGATTCAAATAATCTATGCAGCTTCAACCTCTCTCGGTCAAcggaatttaaaaaaaagaatagcctattcctctgtatctcacatgggtttcacaattataggaattggttctataaccggaatgggactcaacggtgccattttacaaatactctctcatggatttattggtGCTGCGCTTTTTTTCTTGGCAGGAACGAGTTGTGATAGAATACGTCTTGTTTATCTCGACGAAATGGGGGGGGTATCGATCCCAATGCCAAAACTATTTACCATGTTCAGTAGTTTTTCGATGGCTTCTCTTGCATTGCCAGGAATGAGTGGTTTTGTTGCGGAATTATTAGTATTTTTTGGAATAATTACTAGTCCAAAATACCTTTTAATGCCAAAAATGCTAATTACTTTTGTAATGGCAATTGGAATGATATTAActcctatttatttattatctatgttacgtcagatgttctatggatacaagctaTTCAATGTTCCAAACTCTAATTTTGCGGATTCTGGACCACGAGAACTATTTGTTTCAATCTGTATCTTTCTACCCGTAATAGGTATTGGTATTTATCCGGATTTCGTTCTCTCGCTATCAGTTGACAGGGTGCAAGCTATCCTATCTAATTACTTTCATCGATAGTCTTTCATTAATAATacggaaatataatttttgtctttgattttaagatttttaaaatcgttcgctgtacaatgcaaaagaataaagtgaattagaattgtaatgagatgcattttgagtttttgagaaccgttttgaataaggaatgattcaaacggttctcaaaaactcgcacaaacaagaagctttttatatatatatgggatgatgttcttatgtattctttatgtagtttattcaattatttatctgtgtagtttattcaagtagatgttaatgtgaatgaaccataactatgtagacctattcctaatagattgattccaaaataacatacccaaattataagaaatcctatagaagccacaagtgccgaattcatactttgcaaactttgatttgttctacttctaatatgtattctagttctagtatgtaaataaatcgcgaatatggtccaagtaataaaagcccaagtttctttggggtcccAATTCCAATAAGATCCCCATGCCTCATTAGCCCATACTGCTCCACAAAGAATGCCTATGGTTAAAAAGGTAAATCCTAAACTAATGACACGATAACTCCAATAATCCAAACGTTGagtcaattgatatttataataatttcgaaatgaaagaaaagaagtgtttttaaaaacacttcttttttcattcaaatattgaATCTCACCAAAGAAAAATGGTTTAATTAAGAAATTATTACCTTTACAAAAAATATCGATGTTTTTTCGAAATGTAATGACTAGAAGAGCGACTGATAATAGTGATCCGCATAAAAGAGCTGCATAGCTTAATAACATCATACTTACGTGCATCATTAACCACTGAGATTGTAGAGCAGGTACTAATATTGCGGATTGATGCATTTCAGTTAAAAAACCCGACGTGGCAAAGCCTTGTGTAAAAATGGTACTTGGTGCGGTTATTGTgcttaaatcatttttatggttccccATCTTGGAAATCATATGAATAATGGAGAAACTGCACGAAAGGAAGATTAATGACTCGTATAAATTACTTAACGGAAAATGTCCTGAAGAAATCCAACGAGAAACTAATAATCCTGTTATAGAGAAAAAAGTGGCTATCATCCCTTTTTCCAATGAATCACGCAATCCTACGATTTCGCGGACTAATAAGATCATTAAATGAATCGTAATCACAATTGAaattatcgaaaaagagatatgag harbors:
- the LOC135664645 gene encoding NAD(P)H-quinone oxidoreductase chain 4, chloroplastic: MFRWYAICICSLELLLTTYVFCYHFQLDDPLTQLEEDLKWIDVFDFHWRLGIDGLSIGPILLTGFITTLATLAAWPVTRNSRLFYFLMLAMYSGQIGLFSSRDLLLFFMLWELELIPVYLLLSMWGGKKRLYSATKFILYTAGGSIFLLIGVLGMGLYGPNEPTLDFSKLTNQSYPVALEIILYFGFLIAYAVKSPIIPLHTWLPDTHGEAHYSTCMLLAGILLKMGAYGLIRINMELLPHAHSIFSPWLVIVGTIQIIYAASTSLGQRNLKKRIAYSSVSHMGFTIIGIGSITGMGLNGAILQILSHGFIGAALFFLAGTSCDRIRLVYLDEMGGVSIPMPKLFTMFSSFSMASLALPGMSGFVAELLVFFGIITSPKYLLMPKMLITFVMAIGMILTPIYLLSMLRQMFYGYKLFNVPNSNFADSGPRELFVSICIFLPVIGIGIYPDFVLSLSVDRVQAILSNYFHR